The Rhizobium sp. WSM4643 genome contains the following window.
CGGGAGGGATTCATCCGAGGCGCTTGTGCAAAGAAATCCTCGAAGTTGGTCTTCGCAGCCAACTGATCGTCCAGGCTCTGCTGGCTATGCCCCGTCAGCCAACAGATGATGTCATCGACCTCCGTCTTCGTCCGCCCCTTCTTCTCCGCCTTGGCGACATAGTGGGGATAGACGCTCGCGACGCTGACCGAATAGATGCGATGCCTCGTCATCGAGTGCTCCTCAACGTTCCAGATATTTTCCGGCTTGAGATAGCTGACTTCAAGTCCTCAACAAGTGGCCGACAATGGGCGAGCCTCCGCGGGCGCGAAGTAGATCAGTGCAAAGGTGGCATCTCTACAGCGCCGCGCGTCTTCGACCGGATTGCGCCAGAACGGACATCGGCTCGGCTTGATTAGACGCCGCTACGGGGGCCGAAAGCCGTCGGTCGGCTTCCGGGCCGATTTTCGAAAGCAGACTTTGAGCCTGGCGGTCGCGTGATCTGACGCGAAGTGGACGTTCGGTCGCCCTCGGCCGAACGCACGCGCCGGCGACCCCCTTCGTCCGAAATCCTTGGTTTCTGTCCCATCATTTCAGCTATAAGGTGGGAGACATCGCCCAAGGGGATTCAAGGCCAATGCCCCCAGAGAAGAAGGACCGTTCACCTGTTGCGCTGGAACAGCGCGACATAAGCGCCGACCAGCGCATGTTCTCACCTTCCGTTGCGCGAAATTCGGCGCCGATCGTCGCGGTCCTAAAACGTGTCCTTCCAACACGGGGCGCCGTGCTGGAGATTGGATGCGGGACCGGCGAGCACGCCGTGTGTTTTGCGGGAGCAATGCCCAACCTCACCTGGCAGCCGAGCGATCCGGATGCCGACGCCCGCACCAGCACGTCTAGCTGGATCAAATTCGCAGGGCTGAAGAATGTGCTGGCACCGCGGGATATTGATGTGTGCTCAGGACAATGGGACGTCGAACAAACGGGGCATTTTGACGCCATCGTGTCGATCAATATGATCCATATCGCGCCGTGGGCGGCAAGCTTAGGATTGTTCGCAGGAGCTGGCCGTTTGCTTCACGCTGGTGGGCTTCTTCTTCTCTACGGCCCATTCATGCGCGACGGGGCACACAACGCCCCCTCGAACGCTGCTTTCGACGCGGCTCTAAAGGAGCGCAACCCATCCTGGGGGGTGCGTGATGTCGCTGATCTTGAACAAGTGGGTGAGGCCGCTGGACTTAATCTCCGCGAGACGATCGAGATGCCTACCAACAATACGTTGCTGGTCTTCTCCAGCGGCAGTGCCTGAACGACAAGCGGGCGCGAAAGAGACGGGGGCCCATAGCAGCATTCGGGCCCCTTGCTGCCGTTCGAGGTCGATCCGAGGAACGTGCGGCATGTGCTAGGATGCGGCCTGAAGGCGGAATGCGACGGACGCACTGCGAGGGGCGGTGTGATCGTACCGGAATTCGCGCGACCGAGAGCCGACGTTGTGCTTTTGAAAGGGGAGACGAGGACGATGCCGACACCACAGCAACCCAGTCTGATAGTTCGACAGAAATCCCCACAGAACATCGAGTTTCCGTTTGCGTCGCTCTCCGATTGGCTGATCCCAACCGAGCTGTTCTTCGTGCGAAACCATTTCCCGTCGCCGGACCTCGATGCGCGAGACTGGAGATTGCGCGTTGGCGGGGCGGTGGAGCGGCCGATCGAACTTGACCTCGACAGCATCAAGGCGATGCGGAGCACGACTTTCACCGCCGTGGTCGAGTGTGCGGGGAACGGGCGCGTCTACTATGAGCCGCCGAAGGAGGGGTTGCAGTGGCAGAACGGAGCCGTCGGCAATGCCGCGTGGACAGGTGTTTCTCTGCGCGAGATTTTGGAAATGGCGGGCGTTAAGCGAACCGCATGTGAGGTTCTGCTCATAGGCGCCGACAGCGGCGTCGTCGACACAAACAAGAAAACGGCTTCTCCCGGCCCCATCGCTTTTGCGCGCAGTTTACCGCTTGAGAAGGCCATCGCTGACAGCACGATCCTTGCCTACTCGATGAACGAGCAGCCGTTGACGCGTGATCACGGCTACCCCCTACGCGCGGTCGTGGGCGGCTGGTTCGGCATGGCTTGGGTCAAGTGGATCACGCATATCACGGTTGTGGAACAACCCTTCCTTGGCTACTGGCAGGCGCGCGACTATTTCCGTTGGGAGCGCAGCCTCGGGGAACCCAGGCTGGTCCCCCTTGCGGAGATGGAGGTCAAAGCGCAGATCGCGCGTCCCGTACAGGGGGCGCATCTCATCGCCGGCCAACCGTACCGGATTTTCGGAGCCGCCTGGAGCGGAGAGGCTGCTATCCGGCAGGTGCAGGTCTGCACCGGAGATGGCAGGGGCTGGCGCGAGGGAAGGCTTCTCGAAACAGAACGTCCCTTTGCATGGCGCTTGTGGGAGTACATGTGGACCCCTGAAGAAGTGGGGCGATATATACTGCGATGTCGCGCGATCGATGGGGCGGGGTGCGTGCAGCCCGAGCTCCAGCGTTCCGACTGCGAGAGCTACGCGGCCAATTGGATCGTGCCGGTGGAGGTTACGGTCGTTCCCGAGCCACAGAAGTACGAGGAGGAATTCGTGATCTAATCACCCCCATGGGCGGAATGGCGGCTTTTGGCGCAACCGCGACCGCGTTGTCATTGCGTCATGTCCGCTTTCCAGCAGCAGCGACGGGTGGCTCGATGACCATTATGAGGACGCATTGCCGCCCGGCAGCATTGGCTCGGTCGGTGGTGTCTCCGTCCGCATTTCTGCTAAAACTCGGAAGCAAATCGTCCGCGATGTCACCAACTGCCGAAGTGTGAAGGGCGCAACGGGCTGATGGGCCTCTTGCTCATCAAGCCTCTTGTCTTGAAGGAGGAGCGCTAGGATGAGCACCGACCTGGATACCGTGCGGTCCTATGATAGGGTCGCGGCGGAGTACGCTGCCGAGGCCGCGGCGATGCCCGAATGGGTCGCGACAGAGATCGATGCGTTCGTGACCGAGCTGGGCGGCTCGGGCAGGGTGCTGGAGATCGGAAGCGGTGGCGGGCGAGATGCACTTGAGCTTGAGAAGCGGGGAATGAGCGTCCGGCGCACCGACATTGCAAAGGGTTTCGTCGAACTGCTTCGCGAAAGTGGCTTCGAAGCCGACCTGTTGGACCCGCTGACCGATGACTTGGCCGACCCGCAAGCGTCCCGGCACGCCTTACGACGGGATCTGGGCCTGTGCCTGCCTGATTCATGTCGCCCGCGAGGATTTCGGCACGGTGCTTGGACGGCTTGCCGAGGCGACCCGGACCGGTGGGCGGTTGCACGCCTCGGTTAGAGAGGGCGAAGGCGAGGATGTGTCCACACACGGCAGTGCTGCAGCGCCTCGGCGCTACGTCGAGACGTATTGGCGCGAGCCTGCCCTGCGGTCCGCACTCACAGACGCCGGCTGGATCGTCAGCGAGGTACGTCGGTGCGTCGGAAGGCCCCATGATCGGTGGCTGAGTGTTCGGGCGAGCCGGGCGTGACGCACACAGAACTTGCGGGAATGGCCGGTTGTGGCGCGACTATGAACGCCAGGTGGTCACCGCAATGTCGGCTTCCGGGCGAAGGCAAAGATCCCCTCTGTGGCCGACAAGGGGGCGCAAAGCAGCCGTATCCTTCAACAACGAACAGATGTCCGCCGCGGGCCGAAGCCGGCCTCTTGTTGCTACTGAGGAAATCGACCAGCCGCTCCGCTCACGCCCGTTTCGTCAGCGGAAACCGGTCGCGAAGCAGCCGCAGCACCGATTCCGAAGGGATCGGCGGGCCGAAAAGATAGCTCTGGCCGTAGTTGCAGCCCATCTTGGCGAGTTCGATCGCATCCTCGTTGGATTCGATCCCTTCCGCCACCACCTTCATCTCAAGTTCGCGTGCCATCGATATCACCGATCTGAGCACGATCGCCTTCTTGTCGCTGCTGTCGCGCACCAAAGTCTTGTCGAGCTTGATCGTGTCGAAGGGGAAGCGCGTGAGATAGGCGAGCGACGAATATCCGGTGCCGAAATCGTCGAGCGCCAGGCCGATGCCGGCCTCCTTCAGCTTCTGCAGCACGAGGCGGGCCTGTTCCGGATTTTCCATCACCATGGATTCCGTCAGTTCGAGCTTGAGGCGCGAGGGCTGGCAATGCGTCTTGGCGAGAACCGAACGCACATCGTCATAGAGCTCGTTATTGAGCAACTGCACGCTCGACAGGTTGATCGAGACGAAGATCGGCAATTCGCCGGTCTGGTGCTGCCAGCTCATCAGATCGTTGGTCGCCTGTTCCAGTGCGAACATGCCGAGGGGCCCGATAAGATCGGAGGCCTCGGCGATCGGAATGAATTCGGATGGCGGGATATTGCCGCGCTTGGGGTGTTCCCAGCGCATCAGCGCCTCGAAACCAGCGACCTCGACATCCTCCAGCCTTGCGATCGGCTGGTAGACCATCGACAATTCCTTGCGCTCGATGGCGCGGCGGAGATCCGTTTCCAGCTGCAGCCGATCGGTGCCGAAGTCGCGGAAGGCCGGCTGGAACGGCTCGACGCGGTTGCCGCCGGCCCGTTTTGCCCGGTACATCGCAAGCTCGGCATCGCTGAGCAGGCCGGTGGCGCTCTCCTGCCGGTCGACCCAGGAGGCGAGGCCGACCGAGGCCGTCAGGATGATCTCGCGATTGGAAAAGTTGATCGGCACCATGATCGCCTTGCTGATTGCATCGGCGAAATCGGCGACCTTGGCCGGATTGTGCTCGGAGACCAGGATGAGGCCGAACTGGTCGCCGGCAAGCCGCGCCAGCGTGTCCTGCGGTTTCAACAGCCGGCGCAGCCGCCGCGTCAGCGCGATGAGGATGTTGTCGCCGGCGGCAACGCCGAGCGAATCATTGACCAGCTTGTAGCGGTCGATGTCGATCACCATCACCGTCGGCCTGAGCGTGTCGCCGCCCGGCGCCAGAGCCAGCACCGACTGCAGCCGGTCGAGGAAGACCTGCCGGTTCGGCAGGCCGGTCAGATTGTCGTGCAGCGCATCATGCAGCAGCCGTTCGACGGAATTCTTCTGCTCGGTCACATCGACGATCGTGCCGACGCAGCGGATGATCTCGCCGTTCGAGCCGAGCACCGGCCGGGCGCGGATCAACAGCCAGTGGAAATGCCCGTCTTCGGCGCGGATGCGGAACTCATGGTTCAGCCGCCCGCGGCGGTGTTCGAGCAGCACATCGAGCGTGGCGCGGAAACGGTCGCGGTCGTCGGGATGCAGCCGCGGCAGCCAGTTGCGCGCCGCACCATGCATGGCGCCCTGCGAAAGGCCGAGCTTGATCGAGACGTCGGGAATGGTGACGACGCGGTCGCGCGCCACGTCCCAATCCCACACCATATCGCCGGAGCCGGTCAGCGCCAGCGATTGCCGCTCGAGATCGGAAAACAGCCCCTGCTGGAAGGCGCCGCCGGCGAATGCATGCTGCATGACGGTGAAGCCGATCAAAAGCACGATCAGCACCAGGCCGCCGCCGAGCGCCGGCTGGATGATGTCGTTGTCGAGCCGGCCGGTGACCGTCAGCCACGCCCCGAACAGCCAGACGAGCGTCAGCGCCCAGGCCGGCACCAGCAGAATGGCGCGGTCGTAGCGGTTGAAGCCGAGATAGATGATCAAGAGCAGTCCCGTCGCGGCCGTCAACGCGAAGGAAAGCCGGGCGATGCCGGCGGCAATCGACGGGTCGTAGATCGCCACACCAAAGAGCAGGGCAAGGCCGAGCACCCAGGCAAGCGTGGCGTAGCCGAGATGCGCATGCCAGCGGTTGAGGTTGAGATAGGTGAAGAGGAAGATGACGAAACTCGAGGCCAGCGCCACCTCCGCGCAGGCGCGCCATATTCGCTGGTCGGCCGAGGCGACGCTGATCAGCTTGCCGAGAAAACCGAAATCGACGCAGATATAACCGAGCACCGCCCAGGCAAGGGCTGCCGTCGCCGGCAGCATCGAGGTGCCCTTGACGACGAAGAGGATCGTCAGGAACACCGCGAGCAGGCCGGCAATGCCGAGCACGATGCCGCGATAGAGCGTGAAGGCGTTGATCGTGTCCTTGTAGGCGTTCGGTTCCCAGAGATAGATCTGCGGCAGCTCCGGCGTCGACAGTTCGGCGACGAAGGTGATGACGGCGCCGGGGTTCAGCGTGATGCGGAAGACGTCGGCCTCGTCGCTCGGCTGCCGATCGAGCGCAAAACCTTCGCTGGGCGTAATCGCGCTGATGCGCTGCGAGCCGAGATCCGGCCAGAACAGCTTGGAATTGACCAGACGGAAATGCGGCGCGACGATGACGCGCTCGAGCTGTTCTTCCGAAACGTTGGCAAGCGCAAACACCGCCCAGTCGCCCTGATGGTTCTCCGAGCTCGCCCTGACCTCGATGCGGCGGCGGATGCCGTCGGCGCCGGCGGCCGTCGAAACCTGGAAGGCCTCGCCCTGGTTGGCGTAGATCTCGGTCGTCGCCGTCAGATCGAGCGCGGTATCGTCACGGGAAATTTTTACCGGTTCGGCCGCCTGGGCAACGCCCGCTATGAAGGCGAATGCCGCCAGGAAAAGGGCTGCGATCACCGCGATCACTTGTCCGGACGGTGACTTGGGCAGCATGCGGTCTCTTGTCATCGGCTGTCGGTTTTCCTGCCTTTATCCGTATCGGTGGCGAGACGTGAAAACATCACATGGTCGTGCCACTGACCGTTGATCTTCAAATATCCGCGCAGATAGCCTTCCTGTTGAAACCCGGCTTTTTCAAGCAGACGGATGCTGCGCGCGTTATCTGGAATACAGGCTGCTTCGATACGGTGCAACTCAAGCCCGGTGAAGATGTAAGGAATAACCATTTGAAGAGCGGCAAACATATGCCCCTGGCCGGCATGACGTTCGCCCATCCAGTAGCCGATCATGCAGCTTTGTGCCGCCCCCCTTCTGATGTAGCCGATGGTGACGCCGCCGACGAGCGTCATGTCGTCTTTGAGGAAAATGAACAGCGGCACCGCCTGGCCCGAGGCATATTCCTGCTTGCCGCGGACGACGCGGGCGCGGTAGGCGCCCTCCGTCAGCTCGTCGCGCCGCCAGGTCGGCTCCCAGGGTTCCAGGAATTTGCGGCTGTCGGCGCGCAACCGGTGCCACTGGTTGAAATCCTGGTAGCGCGGCAGGCGCAGGAGATATCTGTCGTTCTCCAACTGCACCGCTTCCGGCTGCCGCTGCAGGAACCGAAAAACCGATTTTGGCATCGATCACTCCCGGCAGGACGGACGTCGGCTCAGCGGCTTGCCTGCAGCGTCTTCGACGCCGGGACCGAAAGCGAGGCAGTGATGACTTCCATCGGGGCGAGCTGTTCCAGTGGACCGATCGCCGAAAGCGTCGGCACCGTATCATAGAACAGCCGGCCGGCGAGATCGGTCAGCCGTTCGATGGTGATGCCTTCCAGCCGCTCCATCATCTCCGGATTGGAGATCGGCCGGCCGTAGAGCATCATCTGCCTGGCGATCTGGCCGGCGCGGGCAGCCGGGCTTTCCGCACCCATCAACAGCTGGGCGCGGATCTGGGCGCGGGCGCGCTCGATTTCCTTCTGATGGATCGCATCGGCCGATTTGTGCAGCTCATCGATGATGACGGGCACCAGCTCCGGCAGGTTTTCGCCGCCGGTCGCGGCATGAATGCCGAAGATGCCGGTGTCGGAAAAGCCCCAGTGGAAGGCATAGACCGAATAACAGAGGCCGCGGAACTCGCGCACCTCCTGGAAGAGCCTGGAGGACATGCCGCCGCCAAGGATATTGGCGAGGATCTGCGAGCAGTAGAAATCGCGGGCATGATAGGGCTTGCCTTCGAAGCCGAGCAGGATTTGCGCGTCCATCAGGTCGCGCGGTTCGCGCACGCTGCCGCCGATATAACGCGCCGGTTCCATGACCGGCGGGGCGGAAGGGGTCGTCGGCAGGCTGGCGAAGCGATCCTCGACCATGCGCAGGAATTCTTCATGTTCGACGGCGCCGGTGGCGACCACGAACATGCGGTCGGTCGTATAGTTGCGGCCGAGATAGCCACGGATCTGCTGCGGCGTGAAGGAGACGACGGTCTCCGGCGTGCCGAGGATCGCCCGGCCGAGCGTCTGGTCGCGATAGGCGGCCTCGGAGAACCGGTCGAACACCACGTCGTCGGGCGTGTCGTTGGCGGCGTTGATCTCCTGCAGGATCACCTGCTTCTCGCGCTCCAGCTCCTCTTCCTCGAAGGCCGATTCCGTCAGGATGTCGGCGAGGATATCGACGGCGAGCGGCACGTAGTCCTTGAGCACGCGGGCATAATAGGAGGTCGTCTCGGTCGAGGTCGCGGCATTGACTTCGCCGCCGACATCCTCGATCTCCTCGGCAATCTGGCGGGCCGTGCGGCGCGCCGTGCCCTTGAAGGCCATGTGTTCGAGCAGGTGAGCGATGCCGTGCTCGTTGTCCGTCTCGTTACGCGATCCCGATTTGATCCAGACTCCGAGCGCAACGCTTTCAAGATGCGGCATGGTCTCTGTGACTACTGTCAGCCCGGATTTCAGCCGGGTGCACTCAACTGTCATTGGCTATCTTTCTGCGCCTGCTGTCGTCTCGCCGCGGGCATGCTGGCCGATAAAAGTCTCAACGGCTTTCAGCTCCGGTTTGATGATCTGGAAACGCTCCTCCCTGTGCATCAGATCAGCAAGCCACGTCGGAAGCGCCGGGTCAATACCGCAGGCGGATTTTACGGCGGCGGGGAATTTCGCCGGATGCGCGGTCGAAAGCGTCACCATCGGCGTCTTCGGCTTTTCTTTCTTGGCAGCGACGAAGACGCCGATCGCCGAATGCGGATCCAGCAGATAGCCGGTCTCGGCGTGGGTCTGGCGGATCGTCTCGGCCACTTGCTTCTCGCTGGCGCGCCCGGCGCGGAAGTCGCGGCGGATCGCCTTCAGCGCTTGCGCACCGATCTCGAAGCCGTTGGATTGCTTGAGGCTTTCCATTGCCGCGCGCACCTTCGAGGCGTCGCGGTCATAGGCTTCGAACAGCAGCCGTTCGAAGTTCGAGGAGATCTGGATGTCCATCGATGGCGAACTCGTCGCCTTGACCGCTTTCATGTCGTAACGACCGGTCTTCAGCATCCGCGCCAGGATGTCGTTTTCATTGGTGGCGATCACCAGCCGGTCGATCGGCAGGCCCATGCGCTTGGCGCAGTAGCCGGCGAATATATCGCCGAAATTGCCGGTGGGCACCGTGAACGAGATCTTCCGGTCGGGGCCGCCGAGCGCCACCGCCGCCGTGAAATAATAGACGATCTGGGCCATGATGCGCGCCCAGTTGATCGAGTTGACGCCGGAAAGCCGAACCCTGTCGCGGAAGGCCACGTCGTTGAACATCGCCTTCACGAGGTTCTGGCAATCGTCGAAATTGCCCTCGACGGCAAGCGCATGCACGTTCGGCGACGAAGAGGTCGTCATCTGCCGCTGCTGCACCGGCGAGACCTTGCCATGCGGGAAGAGGATGAAGATGTCGGTGCGCTCGCGGCCGGCGAAAGCGTCGATCGCCGCCCCGCCGGTGTCGCCCGAGGTGGCGCCGACGATCGTCGCGCGCTCGCCGCGCTTCTCGAGCGCATAGTCCATCAGCCGGGCGAGCAATTGCATCGCCACGTCCTTGAAGGCGAGCGTCGTGCCGTGGAACAGCTCCATGACGAAGCTGTTCGGCCCGGTCTGGACGAGCGGCGCGATTGCCGGATGGCGGAAGGTGCCGTAGGCCTCGTCGATCATCGCTCGGAACGTGTCGTCGGGGATTTCGCCGTTGGTGAAGGGCGACAGGATGGTGAAGGCGATTTCCTGATAAGACTTGCCGCGCAGCGCGCGGATCTCCTTCTTCGAAAAGCTCGGCCATTTGCGCGGAACGTAGAGCCCGCCGTCGCGCGCCAGCCCTGTCAGCAGGGCGTCGCAAAAGCCGAGGGAAGGGGCCTCGCCGCGGGTCGAGATATAGTCCACGTTCGTCATCCTTGATCTATCGCTGAAGGAAATCCGGCCGGGCGCCGCCGTGGCCCGGTCCGCTGGAAATCGAAAAGAGGCCGCCCTGCAGGCATGGCATCGCGGATATGCTGTTGAGGTTGCCCGCATCCGGCGGCGAAAAGTGCATCAAAACGGCGCTTACCCAATCGATTTTTGTTTACGCCGCTGATATAGACCATCGCAAACCGTCATGAAAGGCCCCGCGAAAAAGACATGGGCCTCCAAGAAACGCTTGCACAAGGGATGGAATATGGTGCTCGGCAAGGTCTCGCGTCTCATCGTCTCCGCATCTTTTCTCGCCTTGCTCACTGGTTGCAACTCGCTCGGTATAGGCGGCGACAGCAAGTCGTCGGCGCCGGCGACGCAGTCGAACGGCACCGCCCAGATCATGCCGCTGGCGCCCGCCAACCCGTCTTCGAACAATCCCTCGATCGGCACGGCGACGACGGCGCAGGGCACGGTCGCTCCCGTCGTCCAGGGCGCCTGCCCACAGATCTTCATGCGTGACCAGGATGCGATCTTCCGCACCTATGCCAAGGGCAAGAAGGACGATCCGCAGCAGATCGTCTTCCAGGCTTCCTTCGGCGATTACACCCGCCAGTGCACGCTGAACGACACGAACCTGACGATGACGGTCGTTGCCCAGCTGCGCCTCATTACCGGCCCGGCCGGCACGCCGGGCCCCGTGACGCTGCCGATCCGCATCTCCGTCGTCGATGGCGAGACCGTGCTCTATTCCGAGGTCACCAAGTTCCCGACCGAGATCCCACCGGGTGCGCCGGGCACCCAGGTGGTCTTCCGCAAGGACGGCATCAAGATGCCGGTCGGCTCCGGCGCCCTGGTGCGCGTCAACGTCGGCTTCGACACCCAGCCGGCAAAGACCAAGAAGAGCAGCTAGAGCAATTCCAGGAAAAGTGCGCAGCGGTTTTCCGTCCGGAATTGCGTGAAAAGGAAAGCCAATCTCAGGAAAGGCGGTTTTCGGACGACGTCCTATTCTAGGGCTCGATCCGCTCCGGGGGATCGGTGAACGGATTGAGCAGCCGCGTACCGCGGCCCTCGAAATCTTTGATGTTACGCGTGACAAGCACGAGGCGGTGAACGCGCGCAGTCGCTGCAAGCGCCAAGTCCCAGCGGTCCTTGTTCTTGGCTCCGAGCAGGCGCGTCCATTCTTCCACAACTGGGGCGTCCACCGGCAAAATCCGATCTGCAAACGCTTTCTCCAGGTTGGCAATTCCTCGAATGATAGCAGCGGCGCGTTCCGGGTCGCGCCGTTTGAGCATTTCAGCACCTCGGCGCTTCTCGAATAGCGTCGCTACGCTGAGGCGCAGTTCCGCGTCATCGACGCCGGCGATCCACTTGCGGACGTTGGCGTTCCCTCGCGGGCTGAACTCACGCAAGACATTCTCGTCCAGCAAGTAGCCGGTCACGGAATTATTCGCGGGCCTGCAACATCGGCTGCTCCGTCGACTTCATCGAAGGCCCCAAGTTCGGCGAGGTCGGCGAGCGATCGCTTGAGACTGCGGGATGGATAGGGTCGCCCCCGCTTCGGATATGCTTTCGCGTATTCGATGGCGGCCTCGACCTGCTCGCGGCTGAGAGAAGGAAAATCCTCGACGATCTCCGCGACTGTCTGTCCGCGGGCAAGTGCTGCCACCATATGGACCGGAACGCGCGTGGCCTTTATCAGCGGTTCTCCACGCTCTACGTCTACCCACTCTCGCAAAGCTTCCAGGCGCTGAAGCCGAGTTTCGAGATCTGCGTCTATCTTCCCCAGGTCGAGCTCGATTTCCCCGAGACTGACACGATGAGCGTCGAAAGAGAGTTGACGGATCGCATCGTATAGTCTGCGACGGCCGGCAGGAGTTAGGTCTTTATCGAGGCCGTCGGCGACGAGCAAAAAACGCATTTCTGCGGGGCCCAAAAGCCGCTGAACAGCGCTACCGACCTTGCGCTGGCGCGCGCGAATAACACCTGTATCGACAGCCTTGTTGAGAGCGGTCGCGGACCGGTTCAGGACGTAACCGGCCTCAGTCAAAGTGAGAGCGTGGGTAGCAGGCATAAGCATTTCCTTGCTAATTGATCTCCAACATAGGGATGATTTAAGCGCGTGGCAAGGTGAGATTGAACGACAGCTTCATTGCCGTCCTCAATTCCGCGCCGATTGGCGCAGAAGTGCGAAACCCGCTTCTCAGCTTCGGTTTATTCAGGTTCTAGAACACCGATGTCGGCGGGGCATGAAGCCGCCGCTGTCCCGATCAAAATGGTCGTCCTGGTCACCGATTGCGGCCTCAGAACCTAAATCGGTTCAGAGAACGCCTTCCCAGGCCGCCAGTGCGGCAACGACGCCCGGCAGGTCATTCATGCGGGAGATTGCCGTTTCGGCGCCGGCATCCGTCAATTTGTCGGCATGGGCGGGATAGCTGTGCGAGGCGCCGGTAAAGCCGATGACGCGCATGCCGGCGGCACGCGCCGCATGCACGCCGTGGACGGAATCCTCGACCACGACAACTTTGTCGGGCGAAACGCCCATCTGGCTTGCGCCGTGCAGGAAGATGTCGGGCTTCGGCTTGACGCGGTCGGGCCCAAGATCCTTGGCGGAAAAGATGTTCGGCGCAAACAGCGGCTTCAGCCCTACCTTGCTCAGCATCATGTCGAGTCGCTTGGTGCTCGAATTCGAGCAGATGCAGCGCTTGATCGGCAGCCTGGAGACGGCGAATTCGACACCTGGAATGGCCTGGACGTCCTGCGCCAATCTGAGGTCGAGCATATGCTCCGACTTGTCGAGCAGGGAGGCCGAAAACGGGATGCTTGCCTCGCGCTCGATCTGCAGCAGGATGTTGCGCCATGTCATGCCGGCGAAGCGCTCGCCCATTTCCTCGGCACCGATCGGATACCCGGCCTCGGTCAGAAGCGCGGATTCGACTTCCGCCGCGATG
Protein-coding sequences here:
- the thrC gene encoding threonine synthase; translated protein: MTNVDYISTRGEAPSLGFCDALLTGLARDGGLYVPRKWPSFSKKEIRALRGKSYQEIAFTILSPFTNGEIPDDTFRAMIDEAYGTFRHPAIAPLVQTGPNSFVMELFHGTTLAFKDVAMQLLARLMDYALEKRGERATIVGATSGDTGGAAIDAFAGRERTDIFILFPHGKVSPVQQRQMTTSSSPNVHALAVEGNFDDCQNLVKAMFNDVAFRDRVRLSGVNSINWARIMAQIVYYFTAAVALGGPDRKISFTVPTGNFGDIFAGYCAKRMGLPIDRLVIATNENDILARMLKTGRYDMKAVKATSSPSMDIQISSNFERLLFEAYDRDASKVRAAMESLKQSNGFEIGAQALKAIRRDFRAGRASEKQVAETIRQTHAETGYLLDPHSAIGVFVAAKKEKPKTPMVTLSTAHPAKFPAAVKSACGIDPALPTWLADLMHREERFQIIKPELKAVETFIGQHARGETTAGAER
- a CDS encoding type II toxin-antitoxin system VapC family toxin gives rise to the protein MTGYLLDENVLREFSPRGNANVRKWIAGVDDAELRLSVATLFEKRRGAEMLKRRDPERAAAIIRGIANLEKAFADRILPVDAPVVEEWTRLLGAKNKDRWDLALAATARVHRLVLVTRNIKDFEGRGTRLLNPFTDPPERIEP
- a CDS encoding DUF433 domain-containing protein, translating into MPATHALTLTEAGYVLNRSATALNKAVDTGVIRARQRKVGSAVQRLLGPAEMRFLLVADGLDKDLTPAGRRRLYDAIRQLSFDAHRVSLGEIELDLGKIDADLETRLQRLEALREWVDVERGEPLIKATRVPVHMVAALARGQTVAEIVEDFPSLSREQVEAAIEYAKAYPKRGRPYPSRSLKRSLADLAELGAFDEVDGAADVAGPRIIP
- a CDS encoding HAD family hydrolase, which translates into the protein MDGFDLIIFDCDGVLVDSEIIAAEVESALLTEAGYPIGAEEMGERFAGMTWRNILLQIEREASIPFSASLLDKSEHMLDLRLAQDVQAIPGVEFAVSRLPIKRCICSNSSTKRLDMMLSKVGLKPLFAPNIFSAKDLGPDRVKPKPDIFLHGASQMGVSPDKVVVVEDSVHGVHAARAAGMRVIGFTGASHSYPAHADKLTDAGAETAISRMNDLPGVVAALAAWEGVL